In a genomic window of Erigeron canadensis isolate Cc75 chromosome 5, C_canadensis_v1, whole genome shotgun sequence:
- the LOC122601512 gene encoding uncharacterized protein LOC122601512, protein MVRPKRVVRNPRRQDEQEANVGGCGGRGGRGGRGGRGGRGGRGGANPRVSTEVITQALNDLMPDLVARIQTAMEVRGPQREPENEAVHNENESENEGEDENEDANGENNEGEGFARPRGHNVYQQGCLFKDFKQCGAPEFHGDGGAMGCLEWLEAIEAIIVRSGCAYHQRITYATGMLKSGALEWWNEEVEEVGIDVATNLQWGEFKNMMIAKYCPAHEMRSLQVEFSKLAMKGGDYEGYTRRFGQLSRLIPHYVKPQEVKIEKYVAGLPHEVRMVVCHPTMPLTFKEATTRTASVTLELIRGGKLSKGDNKKKEVAESSGTKKDDRRDNKRPSRGGKVFAAVVPVVGPPRGGYAGASPLCPRFNRHHWTHVGCDACFLCNQPGHTIKSCPNNRWNAPLNVAPPNMRRPSMAPGTCYECGSQDHYRNRCPNLIGQQVQVTVHPNQLQIAGPNQNRGNQGQQKQQAQQRQLAPRGRAFAMNAAEARVDPNVVAGTFLLNNQYATVLFDSGADFSLISNDFISLIDASLSPLSYYFKLEMVNGGLTKIDQVVRDCTLELCDHPFLIDLIPFDISSFDVIVGMDWMSAINAVIDCGSRVVRIPLDDGVELVVQGETTEPWEGKVYNVNVTKIELKVAPVVNRFMDVFPDDLPGLPPSRELDFRIDLVPNASPVAKAPYRLAITEMQELATQLKELQEKGFIRPSHSPWGAPVLFVKKKDGSFRMCIDYRELNKLTVKNRYPLPRIDDLFDRLQGARFFSKIDLRSGYHQLRVHEDDIPMTAFLTRYGHFEFTVMPFGLTNAPAVFMDLMNRVCSPYLDQFVIVFIDDILIYSKTKEKHAGHLKQVLELLRKEKLYAKFSKCEFWLEEVHFLGHVVSKEGIHVDPSKVEAVKNWRRPETPTEIR, encoded by the coding sequence ATGGTTAGACCGAAGAGAGTCGTGAGAAATCCTCGACGTCAAGATGAACAAGAGGCAAATGTAGGGGGATGTGGTGGTAGAGGGGGACGTGGTGGTAGAGGAGGTCGTGGTGGCCGAGGTGGCAGGGGTGGTGCAAACCCTCGGGTGTCAACCGAGGTTATCACTCAAGCCCTAAATGATCTCATGCCGGATCTAGTGGCCCGAATTCAAACGGCCATGGAAGTTAGAGGTCCCCAAAGAGAACCGGAAAATGAAGCGGTTcacaatgaaaatgaaagtgaaaatgAAGGTGAAGACGAGAATGAAGATGCGAATGGGGAGAATAATGAAGGAGAAGGCTTTGCGCGACCAAGGGGTCACAATGTTTACCAACAGGGGTGTTTGTTTAAAGACTTTAAGCAATGTGGGGCTCCGGAGTTTCATGGAGATGGTGGTGCTATGGGTTGTCTAGAGTGGTTGGAAGCGATTGAAGCGATCATTGTCCGAAGTGGTTGTGCTTACCACCAACGAATTACCTATGCCACCGGTATGTTGAAGAGTGGCGCTCTTGAATGGTGGAACGAGGAGGTTGAAGAAGTGGGGATCGATGTGGCTACAAATCTTCAATGGGGAGAGTTTAAAAATATGATGATTGCCAAGTATTGCCCGGCCCATGAAATGAGAAGCTTGCAAGTGGAATTTTCCAAGCTTGCCATGAAGGGGGGAGACTATGAGGGTTACACCCGCCGTTTTGGTCAACTCTCTAGGCTCATTCCTCATTATGTGAAGCCCCAAGAAGTAAAGATCGAGAAGTATGTTGCAGGATTGCCTCATGAAGTGAGAATGGTTGTTTGTCACCCCACCATGCCATTGACATTCAAAGAAGCAACCACCCGCACCGCTAGTGTGACCTTAGAGCTCATTAGGGGTGGTAAGTTGAGCAAGGGTGATAACAAAAAGAAGGAGGTTGCCGAGTCAAGCGGCACTAAGAAAGATGATAGGCGTGACAATAAGCGCCCTAGTCGTGGTGGAAAGGTTTTTGCGGCGGTTGTACCGGTGGTAGGTCCTCCAAGGGGTGGCTATGCCGGGGCTAGTCCATTATGCCCTAGGTTTAACCGTCACCATTGGACTCATGTGGGATGCGATGCATGCTTTCTATGTAACCAACCGGGTCACACCATCAAGTCTTGTCCTAATAATCGCTGGAATGCTCCGTTGAATGTTGCTCCTCCTAACATGAGGCGTCCCTCGATGGCCCCGGGTACTTGCTATGAATGTGGTAGCCAAGACCACTATCGTAACCGGTGCCCAAATCTCATTGGCCAACAAGTTCAAGTGACCGTGCATCCTAACCAACTCCAAATTGCCGGTCCTAATCAAAACCGTGGAAACCAAggccaacaaaaacaacaagCTCAACAACGACAACTTGCCCCCCGTGGAAGAGCTTTTGCCATGAATGCGGCCGAGGCTCGTGTTGATCCAAACGTCGtggcaggtacttttcttctcaACAATCAATATGCCACCGTATTATTTGACTCGGGTGCCGATTTTAGTCTTATCTCCAATGACTTCATTTCGTTGATTGATGCTAGCCTTAGTCCTTTGTCGTATTATTTTAAACTTGAGATGGTAAATGGCGGGTTAACAAAAATTGATCAAGTTGTTCGTGATTGTACCTTAGAGTTATGTGACCACCCATTCTTGATAGACTTGATTCCTTTCGATATCAGTAGCTTTGATGTGatcgtgggaatggattggATGTCGGCCATAAACGCGGTCATAGATTGTGGTAGTCGGGTGGTGAGAATTCCATTAGATGATGGGGTTGAGTTAGTAGTCCAAGGTGAGACAACTGAACCATGGGAAGGAaaagtttataatgttaatGTCACAAAAATCGAATTGAAAGTCGCGCCCGTGGTTAATAGATTCATGGATGTATTCCCGGATGACTTACCGGGTTTGCCTCCATCTCGTGAACTTGATTTCCGCATTGATCTTGTCCCAAATGCTTCTCCCGTGGCCAAGGCACCCTATCGCCTAGCCATCACCGAAATGCAAGAGTTGGCTACCCAACTCAAGGAACTCCAAGAAAAGGGATTTATCCGCCCTAGTCATTCACCGTGGGGTGCACCggtcttatttgtcaaaaagaaagacgGTTCCTTCCGAATGTGCATCGATTACCGAGAATTAAACAAACTCACGGTGAAGAATCGTTATCCTCTTCCAAGGATTGATGATTTATTTGACCGACTCCAAGGTGCTCGTTTCTTTTCAAAAATTGATTTGCGGTCGGGTTATCACCAACTACGTGTTCATGAAGATGATATTCCCATGACGGCTTTTCTTACCCGTTATGGGCACTTTGAATTCACGGTTATGCCTTTTGGGTTGACAAATGCACCGGCGGTgttcatggacttgatgaacCGGGTGTGTTCACCCTACTTGGATCAATTTgtcattgttttcattgatgatataCTTATCTACTCCAAGACGAAAGAAAAGCACGCCGGGCATTTGAAGCAAGTCTTGGAACTACTTCGGAAGGAGAAATTGTATGCCAAGTTCTccaagtgtgaattttggcttgAAGAAGTCCACTTTCTTGGTCACGTGGTGAGCAAGGAAGGAATCCATGTGGACCCAAGTAAGGTTGAAGCGGTGAAGAATTGGAGACGACCCGAGACACCAACCGAGATTCGCTAA